The proteins below are encoded in one region of Pseudophryne corroboree isolate aPseCor3 chromosome 8, aPseCor3.hap2, whole genome shotgun sequence:
- the TAP1 gene encoding antigen peptide transporter 1 isoform X1, which yields MPSLQQQQIPTGWSGTAAASSSDSVPLSPPAGSSMMLRPFWTLCCLVAVDYGALHLLGRVLTHFLPVSLPLAWVMGLARMTVLTLGAQVVSSRPGLPPWLHGKPLLLSCIVLSLLVPSCVTLTALPFPQTSAEILHSWCHGHLFCCSYLVTLTSAVIWHQLFLPSDEEEEEEEESGSSASIWRLLALLRAYGGRFLLVALFLVLSSWGEMALPTYTGQMTDWIQSKEDPSIFWSTITVMSLITLSSAVTEFICDIIFNVTMSLVHTQTQGQLLHSILRQDIAFFDTVPTGDITSRVTTDTTAMSEALNHNLSILMWYLMRLVFVVVYMVTLSPKLTLFTMLCLFIVTLVPKLSGTFYQDLAVKVQESLSKANQVSLETFSNMKTVRSFANEEGECRRYEAKLQDTYQLNKVEALAYGCTAVANSFSGLALKVAVLYFGGRLVTNGEVSGGALVSFVLYELQFTSAVEALLHSYPDVRKAVGSSEKVFEYMDRTPQKPPPGVLTPSNLQGSIEFRNVTFSYPKRPDTPVLQDVSFTLRPGQVTALVGPCDAGKSTVVNLLLKFYQPQSGEILLDGKPLSDYGNQYYRRMVSVVSQEPILSARSLKDNISYGLGEVSLTSVQSAASVANADDFISEKPSGYQTGAGQKGELLSGGQKQRVALARALLRDPKILILDDATSSLDTDTELKIQSMVYDGARQRTVLLISHRMYMVEKADQILVLEGGQIKESGKHEQLLAQEGSYWRLCNKQLSSFQRRNGEHDL from the exons TACCTCTGTCACCGCCAGCTGGCTCCTCCATGATGCTCCGTCCCTTCTGGACCCTGTGCTGCCTCGTTGCTGTGGATTATGGCGCTCTGCACCTCTTGGGGAGGGTTCTCACCCACTTCCTCCCTGTGAGTCTCCCTCTGGCCTGGGTGATGGGCCTGGCACGGATGACGGTCCTGACATTGGGGGCCCAGGTGGTCAGCAGCCGGCCCGGTCTCCCACCCTGGTTACATGGGAAGCCTCTGCTGCTGTCCTGCATTGTCCTGAGCCTGctggtgccatcctgtgtgaccctCACCGCCTTGCCCTTCCCGCAGACCAGCGCTGAGATCCTGCACAGCTGGTGCCACGGGCACCTCTTCTGCTGCTCTTACCTGGTGACGCTGACCTCTGCAGTCATCTGGCATCAGCTGTTTCTCCCCAgcgacgaagaggaggaggaagaggaagagtcgGGATCTTCAGCATCTATATGGCGCTTACTTGCCCTTCTGAGAGCTTACGGGGGCAGATTTCTGCTGGTGGCCCTATTCCTGGTGCTGTCATCATGGG GCGAGATGGCTCTGCCCACTTACACGGGACAGATGACGGACTGGATCCAGAGTAAAGAGGACCCCTCCATATTCTGGAGCACCATTACAGTGATGAGTCTGATCACTCTATCCAG TGCGGTGACAGAATTTATATGTGACATCATCTTCAATGTCACCATGAGCCTGGTGCACACACAGACCCAGGGCCAGCTGCTCCACTCCATCCTGAGGCAGGACATCGCCTTCTTTGACACTGTGCCCACAG GTGACATCACATCTCGCGTTACCACTGACACCACAGCCATGAGCGAAGCCCTGAACCACAACCTGAGCATATTAATGTGGTACCTTATGAGACTGGTGTTTGTAGTTGTTTATATGGTCACCTTGTCCCCAAAGCTGACGCTCTTCACCATGCTGTGTCTCTTTATAGTCACGCTTGTGCCCAAACTATCAGGAACATTTTACCAG GATCTCGCTGTGAAGGTCCAAGAGTCCCTCTCTAAGGCCAACCAGGTGTCCCTGGAGACCTTCTCCAACATGAAGACAGTGCGCAGTTTTGCGAATGAGGAGGGGGAGTGTCGCCGCTATGAGGCCAAACTGCAGGACACCTACCAGCTGAACAAGGTGGAGGCCCTGGCGTATGGCTGCACCGCAGTCGCCAACAGC TTTTCAGGCCTGGCGCTGAAGGTGGCCGTTCTGTATTTCGGCGGCCGGCTTGTGACCAACGGAGAGGTCAGCGGAGGAGCTCTGGTGTCCTTTGTCCTGTATGAGCTGCAGTTTACATCCGCTGTGGAG GCCTTGCTCCATTCATATCCCGATGTACGGAAAGCTGTGGGATCTTCTGAGAAGGTGTTTGAGTACATGGACAGAACCCCACAGAAGCCACCACCAGGGGTTCTGACTCCGAGCAACCTACAGGGGTCTATTGAATTCCGTAATGTCACCTTTTCGTATCCCAAGCGGCCAGACACCCCGGTTCTACAG GATGTCTCCTTCACGCTGAGGCCAGGTCAGGTGACCGCTCTGGTGGGTCCTTGTGACGCCGGAAAGTCCACAGTGGTCAATCTGCTGCTCAAGTTTTATCAACCGCAGTCTGGAGAGATTTTGCTGGATGGGAAACCACTATCAGACTATGGAAACCAGTACTACCGCCGAATG GTATCAGTGGTGAGCCAGGAGCCCATCCTCTCCGCCCGCTCGCTGAAGGACAATATCTCCTATGGGTTGGGGGAGGTCAGCCTGACGTCTGTACAGAGTGCGGCATCGGTGGCCAATGCGGACGATTTCATCTCGGAAAAGCCCAGTGGTTATCAGACAG GTGCCGGGCAGAAGGGAGAACTGCTCTCCGGGGGACAGAAACAGAGGGTGGCGCTAGCACGGGCCCTGCTGAGGGACCCCAAGATCCTCATCCTGGATGATGCCACCAGCTCCCTGGACACAGATACGGAGCTCAAG ATACAAAGCATGGTGTATGATGGGGCTCGGCAGCGGACAGTGCTGCTGATATCTCACCGGATGTACATGGTGGAGAAGGCTGACCAAATTCTGGTACTGGAAGGAGGGCAAATCAAGGAGTCGGGCAAACACGAGCAGCTGCTGGCCCAGGAGGGCAGTTACTGGAGGCTCTGTAACAAACAGCTCAGCAGCTTCCAACGACGGAACGGAGAACATGATCTGTAA
- the TAP1 gene encoding antigen peptide transporter 1 isoform X2 codes for MMLRPFWTLCCLVAVDYGALHLLGRVLTHFLPVSLPLAWVMGLARMTVLTLGAQVVSSRPGLPPWLHGKPLLLSCIVLSLLVPSCVTLTALPFPQTSAEILHSWCHGHLFCCSYLVTLTSAVIWHQLFLPSDEEEEEEEESGSSASIWRLLALLRAYGGRFLLVALFLVLSSWGEMALPTYTGQMTDWIQSKEDPSIFWSTITVMSLITLSSAVTEFICDIIFNVTMSLVHTQTQGQLLHSILRQDIAFFDTVPTGDITSRVTTDTTAMSEALNHNLSILMWYLMRLVFVVVYMVTLSPKLTLFTMLCLFIVTLVPKLSGTFYQDLAVKVQESLSKANQVSLETFSNMKTVRSFANEEGECRRYEAKLQDTYQLNKVEALAYGCTAVANSFSGLALKVAVLYFGGRLVTNGEVSGGALVSFVLYELQFTSAVEALLHSYPDVRKAVGSSEKVFEYMDRTPQKPPPGVLTPSNLQGSIEFRNVTFSYPKRPDTPVLQDVSFTLRPGQVTALVGPCDAGKSTVVNLLLKFYQPQSGEILLDGKPLSDYGNQYYRRMVSVVSQEPILSARSLKDNISYGLGEVSLTSVQSAASVANADDFISEKPSGYQTGAGQKGELLSGGQKQRVALARALLRDPKILILDDATSSLDTDTELKIQSMVYDGARQRTVLLISHRMYMVEKADQILVLEGGQIKESGKHEQLLAQEGSYWRLCNKQLSSFQRRNGEHDL; via the exons ATGATGCTCCGTCCCTTCTGGACCCTGTGCTGCCTCGTTGCTGTGGATTATGGCGCTCTGCACCTCTTGGGGAGGGTTCTCACCCACTTCCTCCCTGTGAGTCTCCCTCTGGCCTGGGTGATGGGCCTGGCACGGATGACGGTCCTGACATTGGGGGCCCAGGTGGTCAGCAGCCGGCCCGGTCTCCCACCCTGGTTACATGGGAAGCCTCTGCTGCTGTCCTGCATTGTCCTGAGCCTGctggtgccatcctgtgtgaccctCACCGCCTTGCCCTTCCCGCAGACCAGCGCTGAGATCCTGCACAGCTGGTGCCACGGGCACCTCTTCTGCTGCTCTTACCTGGTGACGCTGACCTCTGCAGTCATCTGGCATCAGCTGTTTCTCCCCAgcgacgaagaggaggaggaagaggaagagtcgGGATCTTCAGCATCTATATGGCGCTTACTTGCCCTTCTGAGAGCTTACGGGGGCAGATTTCTGCTGGTGGCCCTATTCCTGGTGCTGTCATCATGGG GCGAGATGGCTCTGCCCACTTACACGGGACAGATGACGGACTGGATCCAGAGTAAAGAGGACCCCTCCATATTCTGGAGCACCATTACAGTGATGAGTCTGATCACTCTATCCAG TGCGGTGACAGAATTTATATGTGACATCATCTTCAATGTCACCATGAGCCTGGTGCACACACAGACCCAGGGCCAGCTGCTCCACTCCATCCTGAGGCAGGACATCGCCTTCTTTGACACTGTGCCCACAG GTGACATCACATCTCGCGTTACCACTGACACCACAGCCATGAGCGAAGCCCTGAACCACAACCTGAGCATATTAATGTGGTACCTTATGAGACTGGTGTTTGTAGTTGTTTATATGGTCACCTTGTCCCCAAAGCTGACGCTCTTCACCATGCTGTGTCTCTTTATAGTCACGCTTGTGCCCAAACTATCAGGAACATTTTACCAG GATCTCGCTGTGAAGGTCCAAGAGTCCCTCTCTAAGGCCAACCAGGTGTCCCTGGAGACCTTCTCCAACATGAAGACAGTGCGCAGTTTTGCGAATGAGGAGGGGGAGTGTCGCCGCTATGAGGCCAAACTGCAGGACACCTACCAGCTGAACAAGGTGGAGGCCCTGGCGTATGGCTGCACCGCAGTCGCCAACAGC TTTTCAGGCCTGGCGCTGAAGGTGGCCGTTCTGTATTTCGGCGGCCGGCTTGTGACCAACGGAGAGGTCAGCGGAGGAGCTCTGGTGTCCTTTGTCCTGTATGAGCTGCAGTTTACATCCGCTGTGGAG GCCTTGCTCCATTCATATCCCGATGTACGGAAAGCTGTGGGATCTTCTGAGAAGGTGTTTGAGTACATGGACAGAACCCCACAGAAGCCACCACCAGGGGTTCTGACTCCGAGCAACCTACAGGGGTCTATTGAATTCCGTAATGTCACCTTTTCGTATCCCAAGCGGCCAGACACCCCGGTTCTACAG GATGTCTCCTTCACGCTGAGGCCAGGTCAGGTGACCGCTCTGGTGGGTCCTTGTGACGCCGGAAAGTCCACAGTGGTCAATCTGCTGCTCAAGTTTTATCAACCGCAGTCTGGAGAGATTTTGCTGGATGGGAAACCACTATCAGACTATGGAAACCAGTACTACCGCCGAATG GTATCAGTGGTGAGCCAGGAGCCCATCCTCTCCGCCCGCTCGCTGAAGGACAATATCTCCTATGGGTTGGGGGAGGTCAGCCTGACGTCTGTACAGAGTGCGGCATCGGTGGCCAATGCGGACGATTTCATCTCGGAAAAGCCCAGTGGTTATCAGACAG GTGCCGGGCAGAAGGGAGAACTGCTCTCCGGGGGACAGAAACAGAGGGTGGCGCTAGCACGGGCCCTGCTGAGGGACCCCAAGATCCTCATCCTGGATGATGCCACCAGCTCCCTGGACACAGATACGGAGCTCAAG ATACAAAGCATGGTGTATGATGGGGCTCGGCAGCGGACAGTGCTGCTGATATCTCACCGGATGTACATGGTGGAGAAGGCTGACCAAATTCTGGTACTGGAAGGAGGGCAAATCAAGGAGTCGGGCAAACACGAGCAGCTGCTGGCCCAGGAGGGCAGTTACTGGAGGCTCTGTAACAAACAGCTCAGCAGCTTCCAACGACGGAACGGAGAACATGATCTGTAA